The Pseudomonadota bacterium genome includes a window with the following:
- a CDS encoding EF-P beta-lysylation protein EpmB, whose translation PERIDDRLLAWLGATRLRTVIVVHANHGAEIDEEVSEAMQRLHTLGAILLNQSVLLRGVNDTLPALVDLSGRLVAAGILPYYLHLLDRVQGAAHYDTPRAHAVALMAGLRSRLPGYMVPRFVREQPGVPYKVPIELLED comes from the coding sequence CCCGAGCGCATCGACGATCGGCTTCTGGCATGGCTGGGCGCAACGCGTCTTCGCACCGTGATCGTGGTCCACGCCAACCACGGTGCGGAGATCGATGAGGAGGTCAGCGAAGCCATGCAGCGGCTGCACACGCTTGGCGCCATCCTCCTCAACCAGTCCGTGCTGCTACGCGGCGTCAACGACACGCTCCCGGCCCTCGTCGATCTCAGCGGTCGGCTCGTGGCGGCCGGCATCCTGCCCTATTACCTGCACCTTCTCGACCGCGTGCAAGGGGCCGCGCACTACGACACGCCGCGCGCCCATGCCGTTGCGCTTATGGCGGGGCTGCGCTCCCGCCTCCCGGGCTATATGGTCCCGCGGTTCGTGCGCGAACAGCCGGGCGTTCCTTATAAGGTTCCGATTGAGCTGCTTGAAGACTGA
- a CDS encoding EAL domain-containing protein, whose product MNVSHLSIAVLILGTFTILILGLVLLIALGNKRREALLRHYDLILNNGLDCVITLDHEGRVIEFNPAAEKTFGYPKADVLGKNLAELIIPPAMPEEHRCCGITHCVATGEEGVLGRRIEITALRADGSEFPVELAVTRILLDGLPLFSAHLRDITDRRAAENSLRAARGRLDHLLASSPSIIYSTGAADHRCTFVSRNLLETMGYAPEEMIADPEFWFAHLHPEDRAPVQAHFAREGVPENGAIEYRFRHSDGSYRWFHDSYRLVRDEAGHPAEVVGSWTDITARKAAEEASSSREERIHYLAYHDALTDLPNRSLLLDRLSQALAQAERENTQVAVLFTDLDRFKMVNDTLGHPAGDELLRQVALRLRSVLREGDTLARLSGDEFVILLPRISGARDVARVAAKSLGMVTAPFTVLGHELHISSTIGVSLFPKDGADPETLIKHADTALYQAKDRGRNRYQFFDARMNAHAQKRLLVENGLRHAIERGEFVLHYQPQIDLQTDAVTGVEALIRWHPERRIVLPGEFIPIAEETGLITEIGEWVLHTACRQAREWEAAGLPPVRTAVNLSIHQLRRGGFPARVRAILRETELAPQRLELEITESSLMVDPEQIIKTLHELRGMGIQLAMDDFGAGYSSLAYLKRLPLDRIKIDRSFVRDIPEDPDDVAIVQAILAMAKQLKIRVVAEGVETPAQVRFLRDHRCEEAQGYAFSRPLPAEACADFLAKTPLYAVASR is encoded by the coding sequence ATGAACGTTTCGCACCTGAGCATCGCAGTCCTGATCCTGGGGACCTTTACGATCCTGATCCTGGGCCTGGTTCTGCTCATCGCCTTGGGCAATAAGCGCCGCGAAGCCTTGTTGCGCCATTATGATCTTATCCTGAATAATGGGCTCGATTGTGTCATTACCTTGGATCACGAGGGCCGTGTCATCGAGTTTAATCCCGCCGCCGAGAAGACCTTTGGCTACCCAAAGGCCGATGTCCTCGGCAAGAATCTGGCGGAGCTCATCATCCCGCCCGCCATGCCTGAGGAGCACCGATGCTGCGGCATCACCCATTGTGTGGCGACGGGCGAGGAGGGGGTGCTCGGTCGGCGCATCGAGATCACGGCGCTGCGTGCCGATGGGTCGGAGTTTCCGGTGGAGCTGGCCGTGACCCGCATCCTCCTCGATGGTCTCCCGCTCTTTTCCGCCCATCTGCGAGACATCACCGATCGGCGGGCCGCAGAGAATTCCTTACGTGCAGCGCGCGGCCGGCTGGACCACCTGTTGGCGTCCAGCCCCTCAATCATCTACAGTACTGGGGCGGCCGATCATCGGTGCACGTTCGTCAGCCGAAACCTCCTGGAGACCATGGGCTATGCGCCTGAAGAAATGATTGCCGATCCCGAGTTTTGGTTCGCGCATCTCCACCCCGAGGACCGCGCTCCGGTGCAGGCCCATTTCGCGCGGGAAGGGGTGCCCGAAAACGGTGCGATCGAGTACCGATTCCGGCATTCCGATGGCAGCTACCGCTGGTTCCATGATAGCTACCGCTTGGTGAGAGACGAGGCGGGGCACCCGGCCGAGGTCGTCGGTTCCTGGACGGACATTACGGCGCGCAAGGCGGCCGAGGAAGCGTCGTCCTCGCGTGAGGAGAGGATCCACTACCTCGCCTACCACGACGCGTTGACAGATCTCCCCAACCGCTCACTGCTCCTGGACCGGCTGAGCCAGGCGCTCGCCCAAGCCGAGCGGGAAAACACCCAGGTCGCGGTGCTCTTCACGGACCTCGACCGCTTCAAGATGGTCAACGACACGCTGGGCCACCCGGCCGGCGATGAGCTGCTGCGCCAGGTGGCCCTACGCTTGCGCTCGGTGCTGCGCGAGGGCGACACGCTTGCTCGCCTGAGCGGGGATGAGTTCGTCATCCTCCTGCCGCGGATCTCCGGGGCGCGCGATGTCGCCCGGGTCGCGGCCAAGTCCTTAGGCATGGTGACCGCACCCTTCACGGTGTTGGGGCACGAGCTGCACATATCGAGCACTATCGGCGTGAGCCTGTTTCCCAAGGACGGCGCTGATCCGGAGACCTTGATAAAGCACGCCGATACCGCCCTCTACCAGGCCAAGGATCGGGGTCGCAATCGGTACCAGTTCTTCGACGCGCGCATGAATGCGCACGCCCAGAAACGCCTGTTAGTCGAAAACGGATTGCGGCACGCGATCGAGCGGGGGGAATTTGTCCTGCACTATCAGCCACAGATCGACCTTCAAACGGACGCGGTTACCGGCGTTGAAGCCCTTATCCGCTGGCATCCCGAGCGGAGGATAGTGCTGCCGGGTGAGTTTATCCCGATTGCCGAGGAGACCGGGCTCATCACCGAGATCGGCGAATGGGTCCTGCACACCGCCTGCCGGCAAGCGAGGGAATGGGAGGCGGCCGGTCTACCACCGGTGCGGACGGCGGTAAACCTCTCGATCCACCAGCTCCGGCGGGGAGGGTTCCCGGCGCGGGTTCGGGCGATCCTGCGAGAGACCGAGTTGGCGCCGCAACGCCTCGAGCTCGAGATCACCGAATCGAGCCTGATGGTCGACCCCGAGCAGATCATCAAGACATTGCACGAGTTGCGCGGTATGGGTATTCAGCTCGCGATGGATGACTTCGGCGCCGGATATTCGAGCCTCGCCTACCTCAAGCGCCTGCCGCTCGACCGGATCAAGATCGACCGATCCTTCGTGCGCGACATCCCCGAGGACCCCGACGACGTGGCGATCGTGCAGGCGATCCTAGCGATGGCGAAGCAGCTTAAAATCCGCGTGGTGGCGGAAGGCGTGGAGACGCCCGCGCAGGTCCGGTTCCTCCGCGATCACCGCTGCGAGGAGGCGCAAGGCTACGCCTTCAGCCGGCCGCTCCCGGCCGAGGCCTGCGCCGACTTCCTAGCAAAGACGCCGCTGTACGCGGTAGCAAGCCGGTGA